A genome region from Aliivibrio salmonicida LFI1238 includes the following:
- a CDS encoding Na+/H+ antiporter NhaC family protein: MNLADFSNSPISILPPLVALGLAIITRRVLLSLGVGIVLGAILLSSYSISGTSTYVFNSVKGVFIADGAINSWNMSIVAFLILLGMTTALLTLSGGTRAFAEWAQTRIKSKRGAKLLAACLGVFIFVDDYFNSLAVGSISRPVTDRFYVSRAKLAYILDSTAAPMCVLMPASSWGVYIITIIGGILVSHGVTEYSALGAYVRLIPMNFYAVFALLMVFAVVWFQLDIGPMRDHENEANRGNGFDDQAVDKESKDLNEELNITESDTGKVSDLIFPIIVLIVATIFFMVYTGAQALIADGKEFNILGTFENTDVGTSLCYGALLGLASALITVFRQNIEMKDIAITMWIGAKSMFGAILILFFAWTIGSVIGDMQTGSYLSSLAQGSIGIHWIPVILFLLSGLMAFSTGTSWGTFGIMLPIAGDMAGATDIALILPMLGAVLAGSVFGDHCSPISDTTILSSTGARCCHIDHVSTQLPYALSIAGVSAVGYIALGFTNSVWMSFLASTVAFVLVCGAMMVISKKGRVTA; this comes from the coding sequence ATGAATTTAGCCGATTTTTCCAATTCTCCAATTTCAATATTGCCCCCATTAGTTGCACTGGGTTTAGCTATCATTACGCGTCGAGTTTTATTATCTCTCGGTGTGGGTATCGTTTTAGGTGCTATCTTATTATCAAGTTATTCTATTTCTGGCACAAGCACGTATGTCTTTAATTCAGTTAAAGGTGTATTTATTGCTGACGGAGCAATAAATAGCTGGAATATGAGTATTGTTGCTTTTTTAATCTTATTAGGAATGACAACAGCACTTTTAACCCTATCAGGCGGAACACGCGCTTTTGCTGAATGGGCACAAACACGTATTAAAAGTAAACGTGGAGCAAAATTATTGGCAGCCTGCTTAGGTGTGTTTATTTTTGTTGATGATTATTTTAATAGCTTAGCCGTTGGTTCAATATCCCGCCCTGTAACTGACCGTTTTTATGTATCACGTGCTAAGTTAGCTTATATTTTAGATTCAACAGCCGCTCCTATGTGTGTACTAATGCCTGCGTCTAGCTGGGGTGTATACATTATTACTATTATTGGTGGTATTTTAGTTTCTCATGGAGTGACTGAATATTCAGCACTGGGCGCTTATGTTCGTCTCATTCCTATGAACTTCTATGCGGTATTTGCATTATTAATGGTATTTGCTGTCGTTTGGTTCCAATTAGATATTGGTCCGATGCGAGATCATGAAAATGAAGCTAATCGTGGTAATGGCTTTGATGATCAAGCGGTTGATAAAGAATCGAAAGACTTAAATGAAGAGCTAAACATCACAGAAAGTGATACTGGTAAAGTTTCTGATTTAATCTTTCCAATTATCGTACTAATTGTCGCGACTATTTTCTTCATGGTTTATACCGGTGCTCAAGCGTTAATCGCTGATGGTAAAGAGTTCAATATTCTGGGTACCTTTGAGAATACCGATGTTGGAACCTCATTATGTTACGGTGCTTTACTTGGTTTAGCGTCTGCATTAATTACGGTTTTCCGCCAAAATATAGAAATGAAAGACATTGCAATCACAATGTGGATTGGTGCTAAGTCAATGTTTGGCGCAATACTAATTCTATTCTTTGCGTGGACAATTGGTTCTGTTATCGGTGATATGCAAACCGGTTCATATTTGTCTAGCTTAGCTCAAGGCAGTATTGGTATTCATTGGATCCCAGTTATTTTGTTCTTATTGTCAGGTTTGATGGCATTTAGTACAGGTACGTCATGGGGTACATTTGGTATTATGCTTCCTATCGCAGGAGACATGGCTGGTGCAACAGATATCGCACTCATTTTACCAATGCTAGGTGCTGTGTTAGCTGGATCTGTGTTTGGTGATCACTGTTCTCCTATCTCTGATACAACAATCTTGTCTTCAACAGGGGCTCGTTGTTGCCATATAGACCATGTATCGACACAATTACCTTATGCGTTATCTATTGCCGGTGTTTCAGCGGTTGGTTATATAGCACTTGGCTTTACTAACTCTGTATGGATGTCATTTTTAGCATCAACCGTTGCCTTTGTTCTTGTTTGTGGCGCAATGATGGTAATTTCAAAGAAGGGTCGCGTAACCGCTTAA
- a CDS encoding H-NS family histone-like protein encodes MSDTIKTLLNLRSLRSLRALSREMTLEQLEEALEKLQAVVAERQETEAEDRALLAEKQAKLEEFRQMMIESGIAPEDLLDTMSSTTVKTKQKRAPRPAKYKFLDHAGEEKTWTGQGRTPSALQVHLDSGKSLEEFAI; translated from the coding sequence ATGTCTGATACTATTAAAACATTACTAAACCTACGTAGCCTACGTAGCCTACGCGCGTTATCTCGTGAAATGACATTAGAGCAACTAGAAGAAGCGCTTGAAAAGCTTCAAGCAGTTGTTGCTGAACGTCAAGAAACAGAAGCTGAAGATCGCGCTCTACTTGCTGAAAAACAAGCGAAGCTTGAAGAATTCCGTCAAATGATGATTGAGAGCGGTATCGCTCCTGAAGATCTACTAGACACAATGTCTTCTACTACAGTTAAAACAAAGCAGAAACGTGCTCCACGTCCAGCTAAGTACAAATTCTTAGACCACGCTGGCGAAGAAAAAACATGGACAGGCCAAGGCCGTACTCCATCAGCACTTCAAGTACACCTTGATTCTGGTAAATCATTAGAAGAGTTCGCTATCTAA
- a CDS encoding MipA/OmpV family protein, translated as MNKLVSGFILGAVLLVTNSVNAKISQWSIGAAAAYSPSFYKETPSNTTVIPMIGYEGEHIFLRGFNGGYRLYPIGSPQNIIFRFVYDPRTFQPEDSKNAEMQQLDERKSTVLGGVSYQIITHIGIIEFTGGTDIGRAHNGLYAEAAWRLPIRGKGWAVTPSFGYSYNSQRLNNHLYGVSAEEAQRSGIEEFDADWDGQFFIGLSTYFHVTPNIRVTGGLRYVNLEGNLEQSPMIEHTTSSTGNVGIAYVF; from the coding sequence GTGAATAAATTAGTCAGTGGTTTCATCCTAGGAGCAGTATTGCTCGTAACCAATAGTGTAAATGCAAAAATATCTCAATGGTCTATTGGTGCTGCAGCAGCATATTCCCCCTCTTTTTATAAAGAAACACCATCAAATACAACGGTAATACCAATGATTGGTTATGAGGGAGAGCATATATTTTTGCGTGGATTCAATGGTGGTTATCGTTTATATCCTATTGGCTCACCTCAAAATATTATCTTTCGTTTTGTATATGATCCTCGAACATTTCAACCAGAAGATTCTAAAAATGCAGAGATGCAGCAATTAGATGAACGAAAAAGTACGGTGCTAGGTGGGGTTAGCTATCAAATAATTACTCATATAGGGATCATTGAGTTCACCGGAGGGACTGATATTGGTAGAGCGCATAATGGATTATATGCAGAAGCAGCATGGCGTTTACCGATTAGAGGGAAAGGATGGGCCGTAACCCCATCTTTTGGTTATTCATATAATAGCCAACGGTTAAACAATCACCTTTATGGGGTATCAGCTGAAGAAGCCCAGAGAAGCGGTATTGAAGAGTTTGATGCTGATTGGGATGGCCAATTTTTTATTGGATTATCGACTTATTTCCACGTAACCCCAAATATAAGAGTGACGGGGGGCTTACGATATGTGAACCTTGAAGGGAATTTAGAGCAAAGTCCGATGATAGAGCACACAACCAGCTCTACGGGTAATGTTGGTATAGCATACGTATTCTAA
- the fadR gene encoding fatty acid metabolism transcriptional regulator FadR, whose product MVIKAKSPAGFAEKYIIESIWNGRFPPGSILPAERELSELIGVTRTTLREVLQRLSRDGWLTIQHGKPTKVNDYMETSGLHILDTLMTLVDANNATSIVEDLLAARTNISCIFMRQAFKTNKEGSLRTLDRVIESCEQLIAAESWDKFIEESPFGTKLKAEIKEDNEKDPIKRQELLIAKTFNYYDYMLFQGIAFKSGNQIYGLIFNGLKKLYARVGSYYFSSDEARELALQFYRDLKQICEEERKDAVMPRMRQYGIEGNLIWNEMKKNLPSNFREDDS is encoded by the coding sequence ATGGTTATTAAGGCTAAAAGTCCTGCCGGATTTGCTGAAAAATACATTATAGAAAGCATTTGGAATGGTCGATTTCCTCCAGGTTCAATCTTACCAGCAGAACGTGAATTATCTGAATTAATCGGGGTTACAAGAACAACGCTTCGAGAAGTATTACAACGCCTTTCTCGTGATGGTTGGTTAACGATTCAACATGGTAAACCAACAAAAGTTAATGATTATATGGAGACGTCGGGTCTTCATATTTTAGATACATTAATGACATTAGTTGATGCAAATAATGCGACTTCAATTGTTGAAGACTTATTGGCAGCAAGAACTAATATTAGTTGTATCTTTATGAGACAAGCATTTAAGACCAATAAAGAAGGATCTCTTCGCACATTAGACCGAGTAATTGAGTCTTGTGAGCAGTTAATTGCAGCAGAAAGCTGGGATAAATTTATTGAAGAATCTCCATTTGGGACAAAACTTAAAGCTGAAATAAAAGAAGATAATGAAAAAGATCCAATAAAGCGCCAAGAGTTGTTAATTGCAAAAACCTTTAATTATTATGATTATATGTTATTTCAAGGTATTGCATTTAAATCAGGCAACCAAATATATGGACTGATCTTTAATGGTCTTAAAAAGCTTTATGCTCGTGTTGGTAGTTATTATTTCTCAAGCGATGAAGCAAGAGAATTAGCATTACAGTTTTATCGAGACCTAAAACAGATTTGTGAAGAAGAAAGAAAAGATGCTGTAATGCCGAGAATGCGTCAGTATGGTATTGAAGGCAATCTTATCTGGAATGAAATGAAAAAGAATTTACCAAGTAATTTTAGAGAAGATGATAGTTAA